The following proteins come from a genomic window of Geomonas sp. RF6:
- a CDS encoding LysE family translocator codes for MISFSQLGTFSGTSLLLIFTPGPDIIYVLTRGIAQGKRVALSAAAGFALGNFAHTFFAVIGLSALITSSPLAFSAVRYAGALYLGYLGWGLLKSGASFVPDGGGGSLQCRTVFRQSVLANIMNPKVALFFLAFFPQFLERGRGEVPLQIITLGTVFVILTLFSFGLVAICSGSVGTLLNRRPGVAPRIGRCAGIVLMALALRLALPF; via the coding sequence ATGATCTCCTTCTCGCAGCTCGGCACCTTCTCCGGCACATCCCTTCTCCTCATATTCACCCCGGGCCCCGACATCATCTACGTCCTCACCCGCGGGATTGCACAGGGGAAGAGAGTCGCCCTTTCCGCCGCCGCCGGCTTTGCACTCGGAAACTTCGCCCACACCTTCTTCGCCGTCATCGGACTCTCCGCCCTTATCACCTCGTCCCCCCTTGCCTTCAGCGCCGTACGATACGCGGGCGCCCTCTACCTCGGTTACCTCGGCTGGGGACTCCTGAAAAGCGGCGCCTCCTTCGTCCCCGACGGCGGGGGTGGGAGCCTCCAGTGCCGCACCGTCTTTCGGCAGAGCGTGCTGGCCAACATCATGAACCCGAAGGTCGCCCTCTTCTTTCTCGCCTTCTTCCCCCAGTTTCTCGAGCGCGGGCGCGGCGAGGTGCCGCTCCAGATCATCACCCTCGGCACGGTCTTTGTCATCCTCACCTTGTTCTCCTTCGGCCTTGTCGCCATCTGTTCCGGTTCGGTCGGAACGCTCCTGAACCGCCGCCCCGGCGTCGCTCCCCGCATCGGCAGGTGCGCGGGGATCGTCCTCATGGCCCTCGCCCTGCGTCTTGCCCTCCCGTTCTAG
- the hpnI gene encoding bacteriohopanetetrol glucosamine biosynthesis glycosyltransferase HpnI: MLQELLPFLICAPATAYAAITYFCGRSFFGADPALPPFTPPVSILKPVKGMDGESFQNFASFCCQDYPAYQIVFAVASDSDPVIPVIKEVMAAFPETDIELVVDGAIHGANYKVCNLMHAFAAAKHDFLIVCDSDIRVRKTYLREVCAPFADPQVGLVTSLYRTSGVAGAGCAIEALGFSCEMVPNVMAALKLEGLSFALGASMAVRRDALRKIGGFEALVDYLADDYQLGHMIFKAGYRLELSPFYVESIMKGEKVPEVLSRQLRWARTMRVSRPGGYFASGITFPFPAALLALLISGFSAGGICAAAFLYAVRAATCLSYSRSFVRDKLLPRWLWLLPIRDGFSFAVWGLSFLGNRVRWRGHLFELSPGGKIAEIAE; the protein is encoded by the coding sequence ATGCTGCAGGAATTGCTGCCCTTTCTTATCTGTGCGCCGGCTACTGCCTACGCTGCTATCACCTACTTTTGCGGGCGCTCCTTCTTTGGGGCGGATCCCGCTCTTCCTCCCTTCACTCCGCCTGTCTCCATCCTGAAACCGGTGAAGGGGATGGACGGGGAGAGCTTCCAGAATTTCGCCTCTTTCTGCTGCCAGGACTACCCCGCCTACCAGATCGTCTTCGCCGTCGCCTCGGACAGTGACCCGGTCATCCCGGTCATAAAGGAGGTCATGGCGGCTTTCCCCGAAACGGATATCGAGCTCGTCGTCGACGGCGCCATCCACGGCGCGAACTACAAGGTGTGCAACCTCATGCACGCCTTCGCGGCTGCCAAGCACGACTTCCTTATCGTCTGCGACAGCGACATCCGGGTGCGCAAAACCTACCTGCGCGAGGTGTGCGCCCCCTTTGCGGACCCGCAGGTCGGTCTCGTTACCTCCCTGTACCGCACCTCAGGCGTTGCCGGGGCCGGGTGCGCCATCGAGGCGCTCGGCTTCTCATGCGAGATGGTGCCAAACGTCATGGCGGCGCTGAAGCTGGAGGGGCTGTCCTTTGCTCTCGGCGCTTCCATGGCGGTGCGCCGCGACGCCTTGAGAAAGATCGGCGGATTCGAGGCGCTCGTCGACTACCTCGCCGACGACTACCAGCTCGGGCACATGATCTTCAAGGCGGGGTATCGCCTGGAGCTCTCCCCCTTCTACGTCGAGAGCATCATGAAAGGGGAGAAGGTGCCGGAGGTCCTTTCCCGGCAGCTGCGCTGGGCGCGGACCATGCGCGTCTCCCGCCCCGGCGGGTACTTCGCCTCGGGGATCACCTTCCCCTTCCCGGCGGCACTCCTGGCCCTCCTGATCTCCGGCTTTTCCGCGGGCGGCATATGCGCCGCGGCGTTTCTTTATGCGGTGCGCGCTGCTACCTGTCTTTCCTACAGCCGCTCGTTCGTGAGGGACAAGCTGCTGCCGCGCTGGCTCTGGCTGCTGCCGATTCGCGATGGTTTTTCCTTTGCGGTGTGGGGGCTGTCGTTTCTGGGGAACCGGGTGCGCTGGAGGGGTCACCTCTTTGAGCTTTCCCCGGGGGGGAAGATTGCGGAGATTGCGGAGTGA
- the trpA gene encoding tryptophan synthase subunit alpha translates to MSRITEKFASLRSAGEKALITFITAGDPDLSVTEEAVLELERSGADLIELGIPFSDPMADGPTIQLSSERALAAGTTLPKILDMVRSLRAKTQIPIVLMGYFNPIFRYGAERFAADAAAAGVDGVLVVDLPPEEAPELKVATDAHGLDLIFLLTPTSDPTRVELVSRLGSGFIYYVSVTGVTGARTTMADTLGERVAQVREQLNLPLVVGFGISDAVQAGRMAKVADGVVVGSALVKHFEAKSGAPLLESVGEFVSTLKQGVAAK, encoded by the coding sequence ATGAGCAGGATTACCGAGAAATTTGCCTCGCTGCGAAGCGCCGGAGAAAAAGCACTTATCACCTTCATCACCGCAGGGGACCCCGATCTGTCGGTCACCGAGGAGGCGGTGCTCGAACTGGAGCGCTCCGGAGCGGACCTCATCGAGCTCGGCATCCCCTTCTCCGACCCGATGGCGGACGGCCCGACCATACAGCTCTCCTCCGAGCGGGCCCTGGCAGCCGGCACCACGCTCCCGAAGATCCTCGACATGGTGCGGTCGCTGAGGGCGAAGACCCAGATCCCCATTGTCCTTATGGGGTATTTCAATCCGATCTTCCGGTACGGTGCCGAGCGTTTCGCTGCTGATGCGGCCGCTGCAGGGGTCGACGGCGTTCTGGTTGTCGACCTTCCCCCCGAGGAGGCGCCGGAGCTTAAGGTTGCCACCGATGCCCACGGGCTGGACCTCATTTTCCTCCTGACCCCGACTTCCGACCCCACGCGCGTGGAACTCGTCTCCAGGCTCGGCAGCGGCTTCATTTACTACGTCTCAGTGACCGGGGTGACCGGTGCCCGCACCACGATGGCGGACACCCTGGGGGAGCGCGTGGCGCAGGTGAGAGAACAGCTCAACCTGCCGCTGGTGGTGGGCTTTGGCATCTCCGACGCCGTACAGGCAGGGCGGATGGCGAAAGTCGCCGACGGCGTCGTCGTGGGGAGCGCGCTGGTGAAGCACTTCGAGGCGAAAAGTGGCGCCCCGCTTCTGGAGTCGGTCGGGGAGTTCGTCTCCACCCTGAAGCAGGGCGTGGCGGCGAAATAG
- a CDS encoding DUF2905 domain-containing protein, with product MPGFGKSLIVMGLLIALVGVLFTLAGKVPWLGRLPGDIYIKKENVTFYFPLATSIIVSVVLSFILWLLRR from the coding sequence ATGCCGGGATTCGGAAAGAGTCTTATCGTGATGGGGCTCCTGATAGCCCTGGTAGGCGTCCTCTTCACCCTCGCCGGGAAGGTGCCGTGGCTCGGGCGGCTTCCGGGGGACATCTACATCAAGAAGGAGAACGTCACCTTCTACTTCCCCCTTGCCACCAGCATCATCGTCTCGGTGGTTCTCTCCTTCATCCTCTGGCTGCTGCGGCGGTAG
- the accD gene encoding acetyl-CoA carboxylase, carboxyltransferase subunit beta: MAWFKRDNPPQAKGGNPRVRVPEGLWTKCVGCGETIYTKDIEKNLNVCPKCNHHYRIPAMKRLELLLDEGSFVEFDAGMTATDFLKFKDSKSYQDRIDAAIAKGGSKDAIICGKGAVEETPVHICVFDFSFMGGSMGSVVGEKITRAIERGIAERTPVVIVSASGGARMQESILSLMQMAKTSAALAKLREAGLPYVSILTDPTTGGVTASFAMLGDVNISEPKALIGFAGPRVIEQTIRQKLPVGFQRAEYLLDHGMVDVIASRHQLKSQLSRILKMLYRQ, translated from the coding sequence ATGGCCTGGTTCAAAAGAGACAATCCACCGCAGGCGAAGGGTGGAAACCCGAGGGTTCGGGTCCCCGAGGGACTGTGGACGAAGTGCGTCGGCTGCGGCGAGACGATCTACACGAAAGACATCGAGAAAAACCTGAACGTCTGCCCGAAGTGCAACCACCACTATCGCATCCCCGCGATGAAGAGGCTGGAGCTTCTGCTCGACGAGGGGAGTTTCGTGGAATTCGACGCCGGGATGACCGCGACCGACTTCCTGAAGTTCAAGGACTCCAAGAGCTACCAGGACCGCATCGACGCGGCGATCGCCAAGGGTGGCAGCAAGGACGCCATCATCTGCGGCAAGGGTGCGGTGGAAGAGACTCCGGTCCATATCTGCGTCTTCGACTTCTCCTTCATGGGGGGGAGCATGGGGAGCGTCGTCGGCGAGAAGATCACCCGGGCGATCGAGCGCGGCATCGCGGAGCGCACCCCGGTGGTGATCGTCTCCGCTTCCGGCGGCGCACGTATGCAGGAGAGTATCTTAAGCCTCATGCAGATGGCGAAGACCTCCGCTGCACTCGCCAAGCTGCGGGAAGCTGGGCTGCCGTACGTCTCCATTCTCACCGACCCCACCACCGGTGGAGTTACCGCGAGCTTCGCCATGCTCGGTGACGTGAACATCTCCGAGCCGAAGGCGCTCATCGGCTTTGCCGGTCCGCGCGTCATCGAGCAGACGATCCGCCAGAAACTCCCGGTGGGCTTTCAGCGTGCCGAGTATCTCCTCGATCACGGCATGGTGGACGTCATCGCCAGCCGCCACCAGCTGAAATCGCAGCTCTCCAGGATACTGAAGATGCTGTACCGGCAGTAG
- a CDS encoding methyl-accepting chemotaxis protein, with amino-acid sequence MALKDVKIGSRLIGSFMVMALLVAITGAFGALTMKRVGGQIQDILEQLSKQQKQVLLMAVTQKYCHVSLMQAALVRSEKDKFEEYVDDYRMKRDLLVSQAQTLLDGNAKMHLKPAVKGSVIEKRTRDFQASWGEFERVADELIAQKEKLLAQGGQASLSDPKLHQLANDDITMASDKSKGELDDILVEVGNRMTDAGAHVTQIQRTAGFTFVAVIIGAILLAVAMGALITRNIVSRINVMVAAVNRGAEGDLSATVATDSADELGKLGGDFNEMVGKLSGMIGNVSRSSSELAVISDVMAKASQSVVESAKTQAESVSRTSAAIVEINASVRGVGSSVDSLSISAAESASSVLEMASSVEEVVQNMEDLSQSVGEVSSSIGEMAASIRQVGNGVVSLMEVSTATASSVMQMDSSIKQVERNANETAAISNTVRVDAETGKEAVQAVIQGMQEIKRSSRITSEVISTLSDRAADIGDILSVIDEVAEQTNLLALNAAIIAAQAGEHGKGFAVVADEIKDLSERTSSSTREIALVIRGVQEETRRAVEAIEQAQAAIADGELLSHKSGEALSKIVIGVSEATAQVGEIARTTVEQAKGSQMIREAMEQVSEMVTQIAKATREQGMGSELIMGAVENMKVLTSQVLSSTREQNKVGTLMAKSTESITEMIRHIKRACDEQGRGSEQIVASVEDIQQATDGNLEASRTLDDAASRLFRQTEILKKELGAFKTAG; translated from the coding sequence ATGGCACTCAAAGATGTGAAGATCGGCTCCCGCCTGATAGGCTCCTTCATGGTGATGGCGCTCCTCGTCGCCATCACCGGCGCCTTCGGTGCCCTCACCATGAAAAGGGTGGGGGGGCAGATCCAGGACATTCTCGAACAGCTTTCGAAGCAGCAAAAGCAGGTCCTTTTGATGGCGGTGACTCAGAAGTACTGTCACGTGAGCCTCATGCAGGCTGCGCTGGTGCGCAGCGAGAAGGACAAGTTCGAGGAGTATGTCGACGACTACCGGATGAAGCGGGACCTCCTGGTGAGCCAGGCGCAGACCCTGCTGGACGGCAACGCAAAGATGCACCTGAAGCCCGCGGTGAAGGGGAGCGTCATCGAGAAGCGCACCAGGGACTTCCAGGCAAGCTGGGGGGAGTTCGAGAGGGTCGCGGACGAGCTTATCGCACAAAAGGAGAAGCTGCTGGCCCAGGGCGGGCAGGCTTCCCTCTCCGATCCGAAGCTGCACCAGCTCGCCAACGACGACATCACCATGGCGAGCGACAAATCAAAGGGTGAGCTGGACGACATCCTCGTGGAGGTCGGCAACCGCATGACCGATGCCGGCGCCCACGTGACGCAGATCCAGCGCACGGCCGGCTTCACCTTTGTCGCCGTCATCATCGGTGCGATTCTTCTCGCCGTCGCCATGGGCGCCCTTATTACCCGCAACATCGTGAGCCGCATCAACGTCATGGTCGCCGCGGTAAACCGCGGGGCGGAAGGGGATCTCTCCGCCACGGTCGCCACCGACTCGGCCGACGAGCTCGGAAAGCTCGGCGGCGACTTCAACGAGATGGTCGGGAAGCTCTCCGGGATGATCGGGAACGTCTCCCGCTCCTCCTCCGAGCTCGCCGTCATCTCCGACGTCATGGCGAAGGCCTCCCAGAGCGTGGTGGAGTCGGCGAAGACCCAGGCGGAAAGCGTGTCGCGCACCTCCGCCGCCATCGTGGAGATAAACGCCTCCGTGCGCGGGGTCGGAAGCAGCGTCGACTCCCTCTCCATCTCCGCGGCGGAGAGCGCCTCGTCGGTGCTGGAGATGGCCTCCTCCGTCGAGGAGGTCGTGCAGAACATGGAGGATCTCTCCCAGTCGGTCGGTGAGGTGAGCTCCTCCATCGGGGAGATGGCAGCCTCCATCCGCCAGGTCGGAAATGGCGTGGTGAGCCTCATGGAGGTCTCCACCGCTACCGCCTCCTCTGTCATGCAGATGGACAGCTCGATCAAGCAGGTCGAGAGAAACGCGAACGAAACGGCGGCGATCTCCAACACGGTGCGGGTCGACGCCGAGACGGGGAAAGAGGCGGTACAGGCGGTGATCCAGGGGATGCAGGAGATCAAGCGCTCCTCCCGCATCACCAGTGAAGTCATCAGCACCCTCTCCGATCGTGCCGCCGACATCGGCGACATCCTCTCCGTCATCGACGAGGTGGCGGAGCAGACGAACCTCCTTGCGCTGAACGCGGCGATCATAGCCGCCCAGGCAGGAGAGCACGGAAAGGGATTCGCCGTCGTGGCGGACGAGATAAAGGATCTCTCCGAGCGCACCTCTTCCTCCACCCGCGAGATCGCTCTCGTCATCAGGGGGGTCCAGGAGGAGACGCGCAGGGCTGTGGAGGCGATCGAGCAGGCGCAGGCGGCGATCGCCGACGGCGAGCTCCTCAGTCACAAGTCGGGTGAGGCGCTCTCCAAGATCGTGATCGGCGTCAGCGAGGCGACTGCGCAGGTAGGGGAGATTGCCCGCACCACGGTCGAGCAGGCGAAGGGGAGCCAGATGATCCGGGAGGCGATGGAGCAGGTCTCGGAGATGGTGACCCAGATCGCCAAGGCGACGCGGGAGCAGGGGATGGGTAGCGAGCTCATCATGGGGGCGGTGGAGAACATGAAGGTCCTCACCTCCCAGGTCCTCTCCTCGACGCGCGAGCAGAACAAGGTGGGGACGCTGATGGCGAAGTCCACCGAGAGCATCACCGAGATGATCCGGCACATAAAGAGGGCGTGCGACGAGCAGGGGCGCGGCTCCGAGCAGATCGTCGCCTCCGTCGAGGACATCCAGCAGGCGACCGACGGGAACCTGGAGGCGAGCCGCACGCTGGACGACGCGGCCTCCCGGCTCTTCAGGCAGACAGAGATTCTCAAGAAGGAGCTCGGCGCCTTCAAGACCGCCGGGTAG
- a CDS encoding epoxyqueuosine reductase QueH, with protein MQVLLHICCAPCAIYPVKELRSSGLEVTGFFYNHNIHPYTEFRLRKEALQSYAAMVELPVVMRDEYLLEEFLAAVAQEPKSRCTYCYRSRMEETARTAAEKGFPAFTSTLLYSRYQNHDAIREAGIELGERYGVRFHYDDYRRGWQEGINLSKEMGLYRQKYCGCIYSEKERYLKK; from the coding sequence ATGCAAGTGCTGCTGCACATCTGCTGCGCGCCGTGCGCCATCTACCCTGTAAAGGAGCTCCGGTCATCGGGGCTGGAGGTGACCGGCTTCTTCTACAACCACAACATTCACCCGTACACGGAGTTCCGGCTGCGCAAGGAGGCGCTTCAGAGCTACGCGGCGATGGTGGAGCTGCCGGTGGTGATGAGGGACGAGTATCTCCTGGAGGAATTCCTAGCGGCCGTGGCGCAGGAGCCGAAAAGCCGCTGTACCTACTGTTATCGCTCGAGGATGGAGGAGACGGCGCGGACCGCCGCGGAAAAGGGATTCCCCGCCTTCACCAGCACCCTTCTCTACAGCAGGTACCAGAATCACGACGCCATACGCGAGGCGGGGATTGAGCTGGGGGAGCGCTACGGGGTAAGATTTCACTATGACGACTACAGGCGTGGCTGGCAGGAAGGGATCAACCTCTCGAAGGAGATGGGGCTCTACCGCCAGAAGTACTGCGGGTGTATCTACAGCGAAAAGGAGCGCTATCTGAAGAAGTAG
- a CDS encoding porin has protein sequence MFSKSRLALAALSLTAAALLPLVAPSPSHAIPAYARQHKTECSTCHTIYPELNEFGEAYLRNSYVWPSGAHAAPAGKGEAQRTEGLWLSGIPEMLPVSFTATIDAAYNSRAVDELDLSSRSIRLQASSAFRDVAAFYLTYNLYAQDLQTGAHNNPNNASPDINELFAIWRHALKTPVNVRIGRMEPKLSLWKKSNRVITVPSFASTTYTQGQGGSQWSVDTPQDALEVNSLIGDRVLVSAGVANRKGQNSKDYYGHISGRFGGTDFSGHEPEVDLEKEATVWDYLGITVGAFGYSGHNGVIDAFGVAQERNNFYRAGAEIDLLYKRLHLKGSGVLGRDTNPDLSAGGSALHSHAVTVEGEYMFGAPVDVVALMRYDYFYNLQGATRRYIPAVAYTPLQNTKLSLEYIYEDGAQAINRTTLASLAFSF, from the coding sequence GTGTTTTCTAAAAGCCGTCTCGCTCTGGCAGCACTGTCCCTCACCGCCGCTGCCCTTTTGCCGCTCGTCGCTCCGTCCCCGTCGCACGCTATCCCGGCCTATGCCCGCCAGCACAAGACCGAGTGCTCCACATGCCATACGATCTATCCGGAACTCAATGAATTCGGCGAGGCGTACCTGCGAAACAGCTACGTCTGGCCAAGCGGCGCCCATGCCGCACCGGCGGGGAAGGGTGAGGCGCAGCGCACCGAGGGGCTGTGGCTTTCCGGGATCCCGGAGATGCTCCCGGTCTCCTTCACCGCGACGATCGACGCAGCCTACAACAGCCGCGCCGTGGACGAGCTCGACCTCTCCAGCCGCTCCATCAGGCTCCAGGCAAGTAGCGCCTTCCGCGACGTCGCCGCCTTCTACCTCACCTACAACCTCTACGCGCAGGACCTGCAGACCGGCGCGCACAACAACCCGAACAACGCCTCGCCGGACATAAACGAGCTCTTCGCGATCTGGCGCCATGCATTGAAGACGCCGGTGAACGTGCGGATCGGCCGCATGGAACCGAAGCTCTCCCTGTGGAAAAAGTCGAACCGCGTCATCACCGTCCCCTCCTTCGCTTCCACGACCTACACCCAGGGGCAGGGGGGCTCCCAGTGGAGCGTCGACACTCCCCAGGACGCCCTGGAGGTGAACTCCCTCATAGGGGACCGCGTCCTCGTTTCCGCTGGGGTGGCGAACCGGAAAGGGCAAAACAGCAAGGACTACTACGGGCACATCTCCGGGAGGTTCGGCGGCACCGACTTCAGCGGTCACGAGCCGGAGGTCGACCTGGAAAAGGAAGCGACCGTCTGGGACTACCTCGGGATCACCGTCGGCGCTTTCGGCTACTCCGGTCATAACGGCGTCATCGACGCCTTTGGTGTCGCGCAGGAGCGAAACAACTTCTACCGCGCTGGCGCGGAGATCGACCTCCTGTACAAGAGGCTGCACCTGAAGGGAAGCGGCGTCCTCGGCAGGGACACCAATCCCGACCTCTCCGCGGGTGGGAGCGCGCTGCACAGCCATGCCGTCACGGTCGAAGGTGAGTATATGTTCGGCGCGCCGGTCGACGTGGTTGCCCTCATGCGCTACGACTACTTCTACAACCTGCAGGGAGCAACCCGCCGCTATATTCCGGCGGTCGCGTACACGCCGCTGCAGAACACGAAGCTGTCGCTCGAGTACATCTACGAAGACGGGGCGCAGGCGATCAACAGGACGACTCTGGCTTCGCTCGCTTTCAGCTTCTAA
- a CDS encoding tRNA (mnm(5)s(2)U34)-methyltransferase produces the protein MPLAHFFLRERLRSGDVAVDATCGNGQDTLLLARLVGARGRVWGFDVQASAIAATHALLEVHGVSSCVELIHGGHERLAQFVPPGVRAVVFNLGYLPGSETPLTTTPENTIAALGQAAELLARGGFILICVYTGHEGGPEEAEAVEEWCRALSPKLFNAWSSRQLNRPAVAPYLVVVEKV, from the coding sequence GTGCCGCTGGCGCACTTCTTCCTGAGGGAGCGGCTGCGCTCAGGCGACGTCGCCGTGGACGCCACCTGCGGCAACGGGCAGGACACGCTGCTCCTGGCGCGACTGGTGGGCGCGAGGGGGCGGGTGTGGGGTTTCGACGTGCAAGCCTCCGCCATTGCGGCCACCCACGCCTTGCTGGAGGTGCACGGTGTCAGCTCCTGTGTCGAGCTGATCCACGGCGGGCACGAGCGCCTCGCGCAGTTCGTGCCTCCGGGAGTCCGTGCGGTCGTCTTCAACCTCGGTTACCTCCCCGGGAGCGAGACCCCTCTCACCACCACACCTGAAAACACCATCGCTGCCCTCGGGCAGGCGGCGGAGCTGCTGGCTCGCGGCGGCTTTATCCTCATCTGCGTCTATACAGGCCATGAGGGGGGACCCGAAGAGGCCGAGGCGGTGGAGGAGTGGTGCCGGGCGCTGTCGCCGAAACTCTTCAACGCCTGGAGCAGCAGGCAATTGAATCGTCCCGCTGTCGCGCCGTATCTTGTGGTGGTGGAGAAAGTTTGA
- a CDS encoding cytochrome C produces MKKTLLTLLVLALSVSAAHAGLKVVGKGDAMRLDPSAFPPAMKANYDIMKVRCVKCHTLERTIVAIQTGIAPISGQPFDRNATKAYGVKMLRKPDSNMSKPEIKATVDLMNYLLVEAEH; encoded by the coding sequence ATGAAGAAGACTCTCCTTACGCTCCTTGTTCTGGCCCTTTCCGTCAGCGCCGCCCATGCAGGACTGAAGGTTGTCGGTAAAGGCGATGCCATGCGCCTCGACCCCTCCGCCTTCCCACCGGCGATGAAGGCGAACTACGACATCATGAAGGTGCGGTGCGTAAAGTGCCACACGCTGGAGCGCACCATCGTGGCGATCCAGACCGGCATCGCCCCGATCTCCGGGCAGCCCTTCGACCGTAACGCCACGAAGGCGTACGGCGTGAAGATGCTCCGGAAGCCGGACTCCAACATGTCCAAGCCCGAGATCAAGGCAACCGTCGACCTCATGAACTACCTTCTGGTTGAAGCGGAACACTAA